Genomic window (Desulfonatronum thiosulfatophilum):
GACCACATGGCGGAGCATGCGGACAAGGAATCCGTTTTGCTGGCCGGCGGGATCGGAATCACGCCCTTTTTGAGCATGGTGGAGAATGAGGATTTTCTGGAAGGTAAATACAACAAGGCGCATCTCTTCTACAGCGTGCAGATACCGGAAGAAGCCTACTACCACGACGAAATCACGGAACTCGGCGTGAAGGAGGAATATCTGCACTACATTCCCCACTCTTCCGATTCCGAAGGCTATCTCACGCCGGAGGTCATCGCGGAGCGTGTGGGCGACCTGAAGACCAAGGTCTACCTGATCTGCGGACCGAAGGTGATGATGGATTCGCTGCGGGAAGAGCTCATGAAAGCCGGCGTGCCTTTTGAACAGATCTTCACGGAAGATTTCAGCATCATCTGATGCCCGGAACTTTGGGTTTGTCAGGTATAGGCTATCTGTCTGGGATAGAAGATAAAGATTATTTGAACCGCCCGCTTCGCTCAAGGCGCGGAGGACGCCAAGGAAAACATTTTAGAAAGCAGGGAAAGAGCTGCTTTCTAAAAGGATGCCTCACCCCTGTCGGGGTGATGTAACTTCGCCGTCAGGCGTGAAGCCCTTTTGCCTGCCGCATCTTTCCAGCGGAAGGCAAAAATTCTTCTTGGCGTCCCCTGCGCCTTGAGCGGAGCGGGCGGTTCCAATTTCATGAAACAGGGAGTTCGTTCTTCATAAGGACTCTCCAGCCAAAACAATCCCCAATTGCATCAAACGGAGGACGAGATGAACCAGGAATATCCAAAATCATCAATCATTCTGAACGGCCAGACCGCCGTGGTCACCGGCGGCAGTTCGGGCATCGGCGCGGGCATTGCCCGGGCTTTGGGCGAAGCCGGGGCGAACGTGGTGGTCAACTATTCCAGCAGCCGCGAAGGAGCCGAAGAGGTGGTCGCGGGGATCAGGGATCAGGGCGGGCAGGCCATTGCCGTCCAGGCCGACGTGAGCAGCGAGTCGGATGTGGAGGCCATGTTCCGCAAGACCGTGGAGACATACGGCACCGTGGACATCCTGATCAGCAACGCGGGAGTGCAGCAGGACGCGGCCTTTACGGAGATGACCCTGGACGAGTGGAACATGGTCATCAACATCAACCTGACCGGAAGTTTTCTCTGCGCCCGGGCCGCAACCCGGGAGTTTCTGCGCCGGGGCATGGTTCCGGAGCGATCTTCAGCCCTGGGCAAGATCATTTTCGTCAGTTCGGTGCATGAGATAATCCCCTGGTCCGGGCGGGTGAACTACGCATCCTCCAAGGGCGGCCTGATGCTGTTCATGAAAAGCATTGCCCAGGAACTGGGAGCCGAGGGAATCCGCGTCAACAGTATCGCTCCCGGCGCGATCAAAACGCCCATCAATCGCGAAACCTGGGATGACCCGGAATCTAAGGCCGAATTGTTGAAACTGATCCCGCGCCACCGGATCGGAGACCCCGTAGATATCGCCAAGGCGGCGTTATGGCTGGCTTCGGATGAGTCGGACTACGTCCACGGCACAAGCCTGGTCGTGGATGGAGGCATGATTCTCTATCCCGGCTTCATTTCGGGCGGATGAGCCGTCCCCCCTGGGACCGCCGCACTCCAGTGCGGCCTGTCCTGGATCGCACTCCAGTGCGCCACGCATCTTTCCTCGTCCGGGATCGTCGTTTCCAGTGCGGCGATCCCGGATGAGGCTGCGGTCTTTCGGTAATTTCGATTTGGATTGCGATTGCGATTTGGATTTCGATAGGTGTGATGGGTAGAGGATCGATCAGATGTCCAGAGGATCATGCCAGGCAGCATTTTTCTCCGGATTGAAAGCGGGGATGGCCTGATTTGTAAAGAACAAGCTCGATCTTTTCCTTCAACTCCGTAAGGTCGATGGACTTGCAGACGAAGTGATCCGCGGCCAGCGATTGCAGGTCTCGCTGGAATTCATCGCGGGAACTGCAGAGAATAACCGGCAGTTCGTAACCATGACGCCGAATTTCCCGCAACAGATCGAAGCCGGAACGATTGCCTTCCAGCTTGATGTCCAGGATGACCACATCCGGTTTTTCCTGCTGCAACAGATCAATGATATCTTTTGAACCGTCGGATGTGGCGACATCATACCCCGCATCCTGGAGTTCCTCAAAATAGAACAGCCGAATATAGTATTCATCGTCGATGACAAGAATCTTTGCGTTGTACATCTGAATCACCTTACCATGGCCACGGATGATCTGCCTCGCAAACCTCGTGGTTCTTTCGTAGTCATTGCGGATACAAATGCCGGAATGATCCGGCAGGGAGCGGGACCGGATACGGGGCTCCGTTATACATGCCGATGACATATCAATATCAATGCCAAAGCATGGCCGCGAGCAACACCATGGAATCATTTGTTTTCAGTACATGAAGAAGAACCATGAAACAAATACATTCCATGGTTGCAAGAACATATTCTTGCGAAGAGTTTCAGAATTCGTCGAGTGCTGAGGTGATCCGCAAGTTTTTTGAACCTATTGATCCTTGTCTGTGTCAATCCGGGTGAGTTGGCCAACATGAAAAGCGCCGTCTTCTGAATATAATCAAAAAAAGGGGCGGCTCCGAATAGGGGCCGCCCCTTGCCG
Coding sequences:
- a CDS encoding glucose 1-dehydrogenase, with the protein product MNQEYPKSSIILNGQTAVVTGGSSGIGAGIARALGEAGANVVVNYSSSREGAEEVVAGIRDQGGQAIAVQADVSSESDVEAMFRKTVETYGTVDILISNAGVQQDAAFTEMTLDEWNMVININLTGSFLCARAATREFLRRGMVPERSSALGKIIFVSSVHEIIPWSGRVNYASSKGGLMLFMKSIAQELGAEGIRVNSIAPGAIKTPINRETWDDPESKAELLKLIPRHRIGDPVDIAKAALWLASDESDYVHGTSLVVDGGMILYPGFISGG
- a CDS encoding response regulator; the encoded protein is MYNAKILVIDDEYYIRLFYFEELQDAGYDVATSDGSKDIIDLLQQEKPDVVILDIKLEGNRSGFDLLREIRRHGYELPVILCSSRDEFQRDLQSLAADHFVCKSIDLTELKEKIELVLYKSGHPRFQSGEKCCLA